Proteins from one Escherichia coli genomic window:
- a CDS encoding fimbrial protein, with product MFKGQKTLAALAVSLLFTAPVYAADEGSGEIHFKGEVIEAPCEIHHDDIDKEIELGQVTTSHINQSHHSDAVAVDLRLINCDLENSNNGSGGKISKVAVTFDSSAKTTGADPILNNTSTGEATGVGVRLMNKDQSNIILGTASPDIDLAPTSSEQTLNFFAWMEQIDQATPVTAGAVTANATYVLDYK from the coding sequence ATGTTTAAAGGACAAAAAACATTGGCCGCATTGGCCGTATCTCTGTTATTCACTGCACCGGTTTATGCAGCTGATGAAGGTTCTGGTGAAATTCACTTTAAAGGTGAGGTTATAGAAGCACCATGTGAAATACATCATGATGATATTGATAAAGAAATTGAGCTAGGTCAGGTGACCACCAGCCACATTAATCAGTCTCATCACAGCGATGCGGTTGCTGTCGACCTGCGTTTAATCAACTGCGACCTGGAAAACTCTAATAACGGTTCCGGTGGTAAGATTTCCAAAGTTGCGGTCACCTTCGATAGCTCAGCGAAAACCACTGGCGCAGATCCGATACTCAACAATACCAGCACTGGCGAAGCCACCGGTGTCGGCGTGCGTTTAATGAATAAGGATCAAAGCAATATCATTTTAGGCACTGCTTCTCCGGATATCGACCTCGCACCAACGTCCAGTGAACAAACACTGAACTTCTTTGCCTGGATGGAACAAATTGATCAAGCGACACCAGTAACGGCAGGGGCTGTTACAGCGAATGCAACCTACGTACTGGATTATAAATAA
- the sdhD gene encoding succinate dehydrogenase membrane anchor subunit has product MVSNASALGRNGVHDFILVRATAIVLTLYIIYMVGFFATSGELTYEVWIGFFASAFTKVFTLLALFSILIHAWIGMWQVLTDYVKPLALRLMLQLVIVVALVVYVIYGFVVVWGV; this is encoded by the coding sequence ATGGTAAGCAACGCCTCCGCATTAGGACGCAATGGCGTACATGATTTCATCCTCGTTCGCGCTACCGCTATCGTCCTGACGCTTTACATCATTTATATGGTCGGTTTTTTCGCTACCAGTGGCGAGCTGACATATGAAGTCTGGATTGGTTTCTTCGCCTCTGCGTTCACCAAAGTGTTCACCCTGCTGGCGCTGTTTTCTATCTTGATCCATGCCTGGATCGGCATGTGGCAGGTGTTGACCGACTACGTTAAACCGCTGGCCTTGCGCCTGATGCTGCAACTGGTGATTGTCGTTGCACTGGTGGTTTACGTGATTTATGGATTCGTTGTGGTGTGGGGTGTGTGA
- the sdhC gene encoding succinate dehydrogenase cytochrome b556 subunit, protein MWALFMIRNVKKQRPVNLDLQTIRFPVTAIASILHRVSGVITFVAVGILLWLLGTSLSSPEGFEQASAIMGSFFVKFIMWGILTALAYHVVVGIRHMMMDFGYLEETFEAGKRSAKISFVITVVLSLLAGVLVW, encoded by the coding sequence ATGTGGGCGTTATTCATGATAAGAAATGTGAAAAAACAAAGACCTGTTAATCTGGACCTACAGACCATCCGGTTCCCCGTCACGGCGATAGCGTCCATTCTCCATCGCGTTTCCGGTGTGATCACCTTTGTTGCAGTGGGCATCCTGCTGTGGCTTCTGGGTACCAGCCTCTCTTCCCCTGAAGGTTTCGAGCAAGCTTCCGCGATTATGGGCAGCTTCTTCGTCAAATTTATCATGTGGGGCATCCTTACCGCTCTGGCGTATCACGTCGTCGTAGGTATTCGCCACATGATGATGGATTTTGGCTATCTGGAAGAAACATTCGAAGCGGGTAAACGCTCCGCCAAAATCTCCTTTGTTATTACTGTCGTGCTTTCACTTCTCGCAGGAGTCCTCGTATGGTAA
- the gltA gene encoding citrate synthase: MADTKAKLTLNGDTAVELDVLKGTLGQDVIDIRTLGSKGVFTFDPGFTSTASCESKITFIDGDEGILLHRGFPIDQLATDSNYLEVCYILLNGEKPTQEQYDEFKTTVTRHTMIHEQITRLFHAFRRDSHPMAVMCGITGALAAFYHDSLDVNNPRHREIAAFRLLSKMPTMAAMCYKYSIGQPFVYPRNDLSYAGNFLNMMFSTPCEPYEVNPILERAMDRILILHADHEQNASTSTVRTAGSSGANPFACIAAGIASLWGPAHGGANEAALKMLEEISSVKHIPEFVRRAKDKNDSFRLMGFGHRVYKNYDPRATVMRETCHEVLKELGTKDDLLEVAMELENIALNDPYFIEKKLYPNVDFYSGIILKAMGIPSSMFTVIFAMARTVGWIAHWSEMHSDGMKIARPRQLYTGYEKRDFKSDIKR, from the coding sequence ATGGCTGATACAAAAGCAAAACTCACCCTCAACGGGGACACAGCTGTTGAACTGGATGTGCTGAAAGGCACGCTGGGTCAAGATGTTATTGATATCCGTACTCTCGGTTCAAAAGGTGTGTTCACCTTTGACCCAGGCTTCACTTCAACCGCATCCTGCGAATCTAAAATTACTTTTATTGATGGTGATGAAGGTATTTTGCTGCACCGCGGTTTCCCGATCGATCAGCTGGCGACCGATTCTAACTACCTGGAAGTTTGTTACATCCTGCTGAATGGTGAAAAACCAACTCAGGAACAGTATGACGAATTTAAAACTACGGTGACCCGTCATACCATGATCCACGAGCAGATTACCCGTCTGTTCCATGCTTTCCGTCGCGACTCGCATCCAATGGCAGTCATGTGTGGTATTACCGGCGCGCTGGCGGCGTTCTATCACGACTCTCTGGATGTTAACAATCCGCGCCATCGTGAAATTGCCGCGTTCCGCCTGCTGTCAAAAATGCCGACCATGGCCGCGATGTGTTACAAATACTCTATCGGCCAGCCGTTTGTTTACCCACGCAACGATCTCTCCTACGCCGGTAATTTCTTGAATATGATGTTCTCCACGCCGTGCGAACCGTATGAAGTCAACCCGATTCTGGAACGCGCGATGGACCGTATTCTGATCCTGCACGCTGACCATGAACAGAACGCCTCTACCTCCACCGTGCGTACCGCTGGCTCTTCGGGGGCGAACCCGTTTGCCTGTATCGCCGCAGGTATTGCTTCATTGTGGGGACCTGCGCACGGTGGTGCTAACGAAGCAGCGCTGAAAATGCTGGAAGAAATCAGCTCCGTTAAACACATTCCGGAATTTGTTCGTCGTGCGAAAGACAAGAATGACTCTTTCCGTCTGATGGGCTTCGGTCACCGCGTGTACAAAAACTACGACCCGCGCGCCACCGTCATGCGTGAAACCTGCCACGAAGTCCTGAAAGAGCTGGGCACGAAGGATGACCTGCTGGAAGTAGCTATGGAGCTGGAAAATATCGCGCTGAACGACCCGTACTTTATTGAGAAAAAACTGTACCCTAACGTCGATTTCTACTCTGGTATCATCCTGAAAGCGATGGGTATTCCGTCTTCCATGTTCACCGTCATATTCGCTATGGCACGTACAGTTGGCTGGATCGCCCACTGGAGCGAAATGCACAGTGACGGCATGAAGATTGCCCGTCCACGTCAGCTGTATACCGGCTATGAAAAACGCGATTTTAAAAGCGACATCAAACGTTAA
- the ybgQ gene encoding fimbria/pilus outer membrane usher protein, with protein sequence MDTVNIYRLSFVSCLVMAMPSAMAVEFNLNVLDKSMRERIDISLLKEKGVIAPGEYFVSVAVNNNQISNGQKINWQKKGDTTIPCINDLLVDKFGLKPEVRQSLPLINQCVDFSSRPEMLFNFDQASQQLNITIPQARLAWHSDNWTPPSTWKEGVPGVLMDYNLFASSYRPQDGSSSTNLNAYGTAGINAGAWRLRSDYQLNQNDGDDSHEQSGEISRTYLFRPLPQLGSKLTLGETDFSSNIFDGFSYTGAALASDDRMLPWELRGYAPQISGIAQTNATVTISQSGRVIYQKKVPPGPFIIDDLNQSVQGTLDVKVTEEDGRVNNFQVSAASTPFLTRQGQVRYKLAAGQPRTSMSHQTENETFFSNEVSWGMLSNTSLYGGLLISGDDYHSAAMGIGQNMLWLGALSFDVTWASSQFDTQQDERGLSYRFNYSKQVDATNSTISLAAYRFSDRHFHSYANYLDHKYNDNDAQDEKQTISLSVGQPITPLNLNLYANLLHQTWWNADASTTANITAGFNVDIGNWRDISISTSFNTTHYEDKDRDNQIYLSISLPFGNGGRVGYDMQNSSHSTTHRMSWNDTLDERNSWGMSAGLQSDRPDNGAQVSGNYQHLSSVGEWDLSGTYAANDYSSVSSSWSGSFTATQYGAAFHRRSSTNEPRLMVSTDGVADIPVQGNLDYTNHFGIAVVPLVSSYQPSTVAVNMNDLPDGVTVTENVIKETWIEGAIGYKSLASRSGKDINVIIRNASGQFPPLGADIRQDGSSISVGMVGEEGHAWLSGVAENQKFTVVWGDSQRCSIHLPEHMEDTANRLILPCH encoded by the coding sequence ATGGACACCGTGAATATTTATCGACTCTCTTTTGTATCCTGCCTGGTCATGGCGATGCCTTCCGCCATGGCGGTTGAATTCAACCTGAATGTCCTCGACAAATCGATGCGTGAGCGCATTGATATTTCATTATTAAAGGAAAAAGGTGTCATTGCTCCCGGTGAATATTTTGTCAGCGTTGCGGTAAATAATAATCAAATCAGTAATGGGCAAAAAATTAACTGGCAAAAAAAGGGTGACACTACCATTCCGTGCATCAATGATTTATTGGTCGATAAGTTTGGCTTAAAACCCGAAGTCCGTCAGTCGTTACCTCTGATTAATCAGTGCGTCGATTTTAGCTCCCGACCAGAAATGCTCTTCAATTTTGATCAGGCCAGTCAGCAACTGAATATCACCATCCCACAGGCCCGGCTGGCGTGGCACTCAGATAACTGGACTCCACCCTCCACATGGAAAGAAGGTGTCCCCGGAGTCCTGATGGATTACAACTTGTTTGCCAGCAGCTACCGCCCACAGGATGGCAGCAGCAGCACTAATCTTAACGCCTACGGAACAGCCGGAATTAACGCGGGGGCATGGCGCTTACGCAGTGACTATCAGTTGAATCAAAATGATGGAGATGATAGCCATGAGCAGTCAGGCGAAATATCACGTACCTATCTTTTTCGCCCGCTACCGCAATTAGGTTCAAAATTAACCCTCGGCGAAACGGATTTTAGTTCCAATATTTTCGACGGTTTTTCTTATACCGGCGCGGCACTGGCGAGTGACGACCGGATGTTACCGTGGGAACTGCGCGGCTACGCTCCACAAATTAGCGGTATAGCACAAACCAATGCCACGGTGACGATCAGTCAATCAGGCCGCGTCATCTACCAGAAAAAAGTCCCGCCAGGCCCGTTTATCATTGATGACCTTAATCAGTCCGTCCAGGGGACGCTGGATGTCAAAGTGACGGAAGAAGATGGTCGGGTGAACAATTTCCAGGTTTCGGCAGCATCGACGCCTTTCCTTACGCGCCAGGGGCAGGTTCGCTATAAACTTGCTGCCGGTCAGCCGCGAACATCTATGTCTCATCAAACTGAAAATGAAACCTTTTTTAGCAATGAAGTTTCCTGGGGGATGCTGTCAAATACCTCGCTGTACGGCGGTCTGCTGATTTCGGGTGACGACTACCATTCTGCCGCAATGGGTATCGGGCAAAATATGCTCTGGCTTGGTGCATTGTCGTTTGATGTCACCTGGGCCAGTAGTCAGTTTGATACTCAGCAGGACGAGCGGGGCTTAAGTTACCGCTTTAATTACAGCAAACAAGTGGATGCCACTAACAGCACGATTTCGCTCGCCGCTTATCGCTTCTCAGATCGTCATTTTCACAGCTACGCCAACTATCTGGATCACAAATACAACGACAACGATGCGCAGGACGAAAAACAGACGATCAGCTTATCCGTGGGGCAACCGATTACCCCACTGAACCTCAATCTGTACGCCAACCTGCTGCATCAAACCTGGTGGAATGCAGACGCCTCCACGACCGCCAACATCACGGCGGGTTTTAATGTTGATATTGGTAACTGGAGAGATATCTCGATCTCGACGTCATTCAATACCACCCACTACGAAGATAAAGATCGCGACAATCAGATTTACCTGTCGATTTCGCTTCCCTTCGGTAACGGTGGTCGGGTCGGTTATGACATGCAAAACAGTAGCCACAGCACCACACACCGCATGTCGTGGAACGATACGCTGGATGAACGAAATAGCTGGGGGATGTCTGCTGGACTACAATCCGACCGTCCGGACAATGGAGCCCAGGTGAGCGGTAACTATCAGCACCTGAGTTCAGTGGGTGAGTGGGATCTTTCTGGTACTTATGCTGCCAATGACTACAGTTCTGTTAGCAGCAGCTGGAGTGGTTCTTTCACGGCGACGCAATATGGTGCAGCCTTCCATCGCCGCAGCTCCACCAATGAACCACGCCTGATGGTCAGCACCGATGGCGTGGCAGATATTCCGGTTCAGGGTAATCTCGACTACACCAACCATTTTGGCATTGCAGTGGTACCGCTGGTTTCCAGTTATCAACCTTCCACCGTGGCCGTGAACATGAACGACTTACCCGACGGCGTGACGGTGACAGAAAACGTCATCAAAGAAACGTGGATTGAAGGCGCAATAGGTTACAAATCACTGGCATCCCGTTCCGGTAAAGACATTAACGTCATCATTCGCAACGCCAGCGGTCAGTTCCCTCCCCTCGGTGCGGATATCCGTCAGGATGGCAGCAGCATTAGCGTGGGGATGGTTGGCGAGGAAGGACACGCCTGGTTAAGCGGAGTCGCTGAAAATCAAAAGTTTACCGTGGTCTGGGGTGATAGTCAGCGTTGCTCGATCCATCTTCCTGAACATATGGAAGACACCGCAAATCGCCTGATTTTACCTTGTCATTAA
- the ybgO gene encoding fimbrial protein produces MSAGKGLLLIICLLFLPLKSALALNCYFGSSGGSVEKSESIQPFAVPGNAKPGDKIWESDDIKIPVYCDNNTNGNFESEHVYAWVNPYPGIQDRYYQLGVTYNGVDYDANQGKSRIDTNQCIDSKNINIYTPEQIIAMGWQNKICSGDPNNIHMSRTFLARMRLYVKIREIPPHDYQSTLSDYIVVQFDGEGSVNEDPTAQNLKYHITGLENIRVLDCSVNFSITPANQVIDFGKFNVLDIRRHNMTKTFGIKTTKSQNDQCTDGFKVSSSFYTEETLIEEDKALLIGNGLKLRLLDENSSPYTFNKYSEYADFTSDMLIYEKTYTAELSSIPGTPIEAGSFDTVVLFKINYN; encoded by the coding sequence ATGAGTGCTGGCAAGGGATTGTTGCTCATCATCTGTCTGTTATTTCTACCGTTAAAATCTGCGCTTGCCCTGAACTGTTACTTTGGTTCATCCGGTGGTTCGGTAGAAAAATCGGAATCTATTCAACCATTTGCTGTACCAGGGAATGCCAAACCCGGCGATAAGATCTGGGAGTCTGACGATATTAAAATTCCCGTCTATTGTGACAACAATACCAACGGCAACTTTGAGAGCGAGCATGTCTACGCCTGGGTTAACCCGTACCCGGGAATTCAGGATCGCTATTATCAACTCGGCGTAACTTACAATGGTGTTGATTATGATGCTAACCAGGGAAAAAGCCGCATCGACACTAACCAGTGCATCGACAGCAAAAACATTAATATTTATACCCCTGAGCAGATCATCGCGATGGGATGGCAGAACAAAATTTGCTCTGGTGATCCCAATAATATTCATATGTCGCGTACGTTTCTCGCTCGCATGCGGTTATACGTCAAGATACGAGAGATACCGCCGCATGATTATCAAAGCACGCTCAGCGATTACATTGTGGTGCAATTTGATGGCGAAGGAAGCGTTAATGAGGACCCTACCGCCCAAAACCTGAAATATCATATTACCGGTCTGGAAAACATTCGGGTATTGGATTGCAGCGTCAATTTTTCTATTACCCCAGCCAACCAGGTCATTGATTTTGGTAAATTTAATGTACTGGATATCCGGCGACACAACATGACAAAAACATTCGGTATTAAAACGACAAAATCACAAAACGATCAATGTACCGACGGATTCAAAGTCAGCTCTTCGTTTTATACCGAAGAAACATTGATTGAAGAGGATAAAGCACTGCTGATTGGTAATGGTCTGAAACTACGTTTGCTGGATGAAAATTCTTCACCCTATACTTTCAACAAATACAGCGAATATGCCGACTTCACCAGTGACATGCTGATCTACGAAAAAACCTATACGGCTGAACTTTCGTCTATTCCCGGCACTCCCATTGAGGCTGGCTCCTTCGATACCGTGGTGCTTTTTAAGATTAACTATAACTAA
- the abrB gene encoding AbrB family transcriptional regulator, with amino-acid sequence MPVLQWGMLCVLSLLLSIGFLAVHLPAALLLGPMIAGIIFSMRGITLQLPRSAFLAAQAILGCMIAQNLTGSILTTLAVNWPIVLAILLVTLLSSAIVGWLLVRYSSLPGNTGAWGSSPGGAAAMVAMAQDYGADIRLVAFMQYLRVLFVAGAAVLVTRMMLGDNAEAVNQQIVWFPPVSINLLLTILLAVVAGTAGCLLRLPSGTMLIPMLAGALLQSGEYITIELPEWLLAIAYMAIGWRIGLGFDKQILLRALRPLPQILLSIFALLAICAGMAWGLTRFMHIDFMTAYLATSPGGLDTVAVIAAGSNADMALIMAMQTLRLFSILLTGPAIARFISTYAPKRSA; translated from the coding sequence ATGCCAGTTTTGCAGTGGGGAATGTTATGTGTGCTTTCACTTCTCCTTTCTATTGGCTTCCTCGCGGTACATCTTCCGGCGGCACTATTACTTGGGCCAATGATCGCCGGAATCATCTTTAGTATGCGCGGAATTACTCTGCAACTTCCCCGATCCGCTTTTCTTGCCGCCCAAGCCATTCTTGGCTGCATGATTGCGCAAAACCTGACCGGTTCGATCCTGACCACGCTAGCGGTGAACTGGCCGATTGTGTTAGCTATTTTACTGGTGACGTTACTTTCCAGCGCCATCGTGGGTTGGTTATTGGTGCGCTATAGCTCACTGCCTGGAAATACCGGTGCCTGGGGTTCTTCTCCTGGCGGCGCGGCGGCAATGGTCGCTATGGCGCAAGATTACGGCGCAGATATTCGCCTGGTGGCATTTATGCAATATCTGCGAGTGCTGTTCGTCGCGGGGGCCGCTGTTCTGGTCACCCGCATGATGCTGGGCGATAACGCTGAAGCGGTTAACCAGCAGATCGTCTGGTTCCCGCCAGTGAGCATTAATCTCCTGCTTACGATTTTGCTCGCGGTCGTTGCCGGTACGGCGGGATGCTTGCTACGTCTTCCTTCCGGCACGATGCTCATCCCGATGCTGGCGGGCGCGCTGCTCCAGTCTGGTGAGTACATAACCATCGAACTACCGGAATGGCTTCTGGCGATAGCCTATATGGCAATTGGCTGGCGGATTGGTCTTGGTTTCGATAAACAAATATTACTGCGAGCATTGCGTCCACTGCCACAAATCCTGCTGTCGATTTTTGCTCTGCTGGCTATTTGTGCGGGTATGGCGTGGGGGCTGACCCGGTTTATGCATATTGATTTTATGACTGCCTACCTCGCCACCAGTCCCGGCGGGCTTGATACCGTGGCGGTCATCGCCGCAGGGAGCAATGCCGATATGGCGCTTATTATGGCGATGCAAACCCTACGCCTGTTCAGTATTTTGCTGACGGGGCCAGCCATTGCGCGGTTTATTTCAACCTATGCGCCGAAGCGGTCGGCCTAG
- the ybgP gene encoding fimbrial biogenesis chaperone, whose product MTFMKGLPLLLLVTSLCSHAALQPDRTRIVFNANDKATSLRVDNRSDKLPYLAYSWLENEKGEKSDDLLVALPPIQRLEPKATTQVRIVKQASTAKLPGDRETLFFYNMREIPPAPEKNSDHAVLQVAIQSRIKVFWRPSALRKKAGEKVELQLQVSQQGNQLSLKNPTGYYLTIAYLGRNEQSVLPGFKTVMIAPFSTVSTTTGNYSGSQFYLGYMDDYGALRMTTLNCNGQCRLQAVEAKK is encoded by the coding sequence ATGACATTTATGAAAGGACTTCCCCTTTTGTTGTTGGTTACCAGTCTGTGTAGCCACGCTGCACTACAACCCGACCGCACTCGCATTGTGTTTAACGCTAATGATAAAGCTACCAGTCTGCGAGTAGATAATCGTAGCGATAAACTCCCCTACCTCGCTTATTCCTGGCTCGAAAATGAAAAAGGGGAGAAAAGCGACGATCTTCTGGTCGCCCTACCACCGATACAACGTCTGGAACCGAAAGCAACAACGCAGGTGCGGATAGTCAAGCAAGCCTCGACCGCGAAATTACCGGGCGATCGCGAAACGCTATTTTTCTACAATATGCGTGAAATTCCTCCCGCCCCGGAAAAAAACAGCGACCATGCCGTTCTGCAAGTCGCCATCCAGAGCCGTATCAAGGTGTTCTGGCGACCGTCTGCATTACGCAAGAAAGCAGGAGAAAAGGTCGAACTGCAGTTACAGGTCAGCCAGCAGGGCAATCAGCTTAGCTTAAAAAACCCTACTGGCTATTATCTGACCATCGCGTATCTTGGGCGAAATGAGCAAAGCGTTCTCCCGGGCTTCAAAACTGTGATGATTGCGCCTTTTAGTACAGTAAGCACAACCACTGGAAATTATAGTGGCAGCCAGTTTTATCTCGGTTATATGGATGATTATGGCGCATTACGCATGACAACGCTCAACTGTAACGGGCAATGCCGTTTACAGGCTGTGGAGGCGAAGAAATGA
- the sdhA gene encoding succinate dehydrogenase flavoprotein subunit has protein sequence MKLPVREFDAVVIGAGGAGMRAALQISQSGQTCALLSKVFPTRSHTVSAQGGITVALGNTHEDNWEWHMYDTVKGSDYIGDQDAIEYMCKTGPEAILELEHMGLPFSRLDDGRIYQRPFGGQSKNFGGEQAARTAAAADRTGHALLHTLYQQNLKNHTTIFSEWYALDLVKNQDGAVVGCTALCIETGEVVYFKARATVLATGGAGRIYQSTTNAHINTGDGVGMAIRAGVPVQDMEMWQFHPTGIAGAGVLVTEGCRGEGGYLLNKHGERFMERYAPNAKDLAGRDVVARSIMIEIREGRGCDGPWGPHAKLKLDHLGKEVLESRLPGILELSRTFAHVDPVKEPIPVIPTCHYMMGGIPTKVTGQALTVNEKGEDVVVPGLFAVGEIACVSVHGANRLGGNSLLDLVVFGRAAGLHLQESIAEQGALRDASESDVEASLERLNRWNNNRNGEDPVAIRKALQECMQHNFSVFREGDAMAKGLEQLKVIRERLKNARLDDTSSEFNTQRVECLELDNLMETAYATAVSANFRTESRGAHSRFDFPDRDDENWLCHSLYLPESESMTRRSVNMEPKLRPAFPPKIRTY, from the coding sequence ATGAAATTGCCAGTCAGAGAATTTGATGCAGTTGTGATTGGTGCCGGTGGCGCAGGTATGCGCGCGGCGCTGCAAATTTCCCAGAGCGGCCAAACCTGTGCGCTGCTCTCCAAAGTCTTCCCGACCCGTTCCCATACCGTTTCTGCGCAAGGCGGCATTACCGTTGCGCTGGGTAATACCCATGAAGATAACTGGGAATGGCATATGTACGACACCGTAAAAGGGTCGGACTATATCGGTGACCAGGACGCGATTGAATATATGTGTAAAACCGGGCCGGAAGCGATTCTGGAACTGGAACACATGGGGCTACCGTTCTCGCGTCTTGATGATGGTCGTATCTATCAACGTCCGTTTGGCGGCCAGTCGAAAAACTTCGGTGGCGAGCAAGCGGCACGTACTGCGGCGGCAGCTGACCGTACCGGTCACGCACTGTTGCACACGCTTTATCAGCAGAACCTGAAAAACCACACCACCATTTTCTCCGAGTGGTATGCGCTGGATCTGGTGAAGAACCAGGATGGCGCGGTAGTTGGTTGTACCGCACTGTGCATCGAAACCGGTGAAGTGGTTTACTTCAAAGCCCGTGCGACTGTGCTGGCAACCGGCGGGGCAGGGCGTATTTATCAGTCCACCACCAACGCGCACATTAACACCGGCGACGGCGTCGGTATGGCTATCCGTGCAGGTGTACCTGTGCAGGATATGGAAATGTGGCAGTTCCACCCGACCGGTATAGCAGGTGCGGGCGTACTGGTCACCGAAGGTTGCCGTGGTGAAGGCGGTTATCTGCTGAACAAACATGGCGAACGCTTTATGGAGCGTTATGCGCCGAACGCCAAAGACCTGGCGGGCCGTGACGTGGTGGCGCGTTCCATCATGATCGAAATCCGTGAAGGTCGCGGCTGTGATGGTCCGTGGGGGCCACATGCAAAACTGAAACTCGACCACCTGGGTAAAGAAGTTCTCGAATCCCGTCTGCCGGGTATCCTTGAACTCTCCCGTACCTTCGCACACGTCGATCCGGTGAAAGAGCCGATTCCGGTTATCCCAACCTGTCACTACATGATGGGCGGTATTCCGACCAAAGTGACCGGTCAGGCGCTGACGGTGAACGAGAAAGGCGAAGATGTGGTTGTTCCGGGGCTGTTCGCGGTAGGTGAAATCGCTTGTGTATCGGTACACGGCGCTAACCGTCTTGGCGGCAACTCGCTGCTGGACCTGGTGGTATTTGGTCGCGCAGCGGGTTTGCATCTGCAAGAGTCTATCGCCGAGCAGGGCGCACTGCGCGATGCCAGCGAGTCTGATGTTGAAGCGTCTCTGGAGCGTCTGAATCGCTGGAACAACAACCGTAATGGTGAAGATCCAGTGGCGATTCGTAAAGCACTGCAAGAATGTATGCAGCATAACTTCTCGGTCTTCCGTGAAGGTGATGCGATGGCAAAAGGGCTTGAGCAGTTGAAAGTGATCCGCGAGCGTTTGAAAAATGCCCGTCTGGATGACACTTCCAGCGAGTTCAACACCCAGCGCGTTGAATGCCTGGAACTGGATAACCTGATGGAAACGGCGTATGCAACGGCTGTTTCTGCCAACTTCCGTACCGAAAGCCGTGGCGCGCATAGCCGCTTCGACTTCCCGGATCGTGATGATGAAAACTGGCTGTGCCACTCCCTGTATCTGCCAGAGTCGGAATCCATGACGCGCCGAAGCGTCAACATGGAACCGAAACTGCGCCCGGCATTCCCGCCGAAGATTCGTACTTACTAA
- the sdhB gene encoding succinate dehydrogenase iron-sulfur subunit SdhB: MRLEFSIYRYNPDVDDAPRMQDYTLEAEEGRDMMLLDALIQLKEKDPSLSFRRSCREGVCGSDGLNMNGKNGLACITPISALNQPGKKIVIRPLPGLPVIRDLVVDMGQFYAQYEKIKPYLLNNGQNPPAREHLQMPEQREKLDGLYECILCACCSTSCPSFWWNPDKFIGPAGLLAAYRFLIDSRDTETDSRLDGLSDAFSVFRCHSIMNCVSVCPKGLNPTRAIGHIKSMLLQRNA; the protein is encoded by the coding sequence ATGAGACTCGAGTTTTCAATTTATCGCTATAACCCGGATGTTGATGATGCTCCGCGTATGCAGGATTACACCCTGGAAGCGGAAGAAGGTCGCGACATGATGCTGCTGGATGCGCTTATCCAGTTGAAAGAGAAAGATCCCAGCCTGTCGTTCCGCCGCTCCTGCCGTGAAGGTGTGTGCGGTTCCGACGGTCTGAACATGAATGGCAAGAATGGTCTGGCCTGTATTACCCCGATTTCGGCACTCAACCAGCCGGGCAAGAAGATTGTGATTCGCCCGCTGCCAGGTTTACCGGTGATCCGCGATTTGGTGGTAGACATGGGACAATTCTATGCGCAATATGAGAAAATTAAGCCTTACCTGTTGAATAATGGACAAAATCCGCCAGCTCGTGAGCATTTACAGATGCCAGAGCAGCGCGAAAAACTCGACGGGCTGTATGAATGTATTCTCTGCGCATGTTGTTCAACCTCTTGTCCGTCTTTCTGGTGGAATCCCGATAAGTTTATCGGCCCGGCAGGCTTGTTAGCGGCATATCGTTTCCTGATCGATAGCCGTGATACCGAGACTGACAGCCGCCTCGACGGTTTGAGCGATGCATTCAGTGTATTCCGCTGTCACAGCATCATGAACTGCGTCAGTGTATGTCCGAAAGGGCTGAACCCGACGCGCGCTATCGGCCATATCAAGTCGATGTTGTTGCAACGTAATGCGTAA